In Ovis aries strain OAR_USU_Benz2616 breed Rambouillet chromosome 14, ARS-UI_Ramb_v3.0, whole genome shotgun sequence, a single genomic region encodes these proteins:
- the STRN4 gene encoding striatin-4 isoform X1 has product MMEERAAAAVAAAASSCRPLGSGAGPGPTGAALVSAPAPGPGPAAKGGGGGGGSPGPAAGPEPLSLPGILHFIQHEWARFEAEKARWEAERAELQAQVAFLQGERKGQENLKTDLVRRIKMLEYALKQERAKYHKLKFGTDLNQGEKKPELSEPVSNGPVESVTLENSPLVWKEGRQLLRQYLEEVGYTDTILDMRSKRVRALLGRSLELNGAPEPSEGGPRAPPAPGGLSGGESLLVKQIEEQIKRNAAGKDGRERLGGSVLEQIPFLQHCEDDDSDEDDELDGAQHRKQRVKLPSKALAPETEDEDEEDDSEDAISEFDFLGSGEDGEGPPDPRRCATEGAHHELESRRVKLQGILADLRDVDGLPPKVTGPPPGTPQPRPHEGSFGFSSDVFIMDTIGGGEVSLGDLADLTVTNDNDLSCDLSDSKDAFKKTWNPKFTLRSHYDGIRSLAFHHSQSALLTASEDGTLKLWNLQKAVTAKKNAALDVEPIHAFRAHRGPVLAVAMGSHSEYCYSGGADARIHSWKIPDLNMDPYDGYDPSVLSHVLEGHGDAVWGLAFSPASQRLASCSADGSVRIWDPSSSSPTCLCTFSTASDHGTPTSVAFTSTEPAHIVASFRSGDTVLYDLEAGSALLTLDSRGNSGPTQINQVVSHPSQPLTITAHDDRGIRFLDNRTGKSVHSMVAHLDAVTCLAVDPNGVFLMSGSHDCSLRLWSLDNKTCVQEITAHRKKHEEAIHAVACHPSKALIASAGADALAKVFV; this is encoded by the exons ATGATGGAGGAGCGAGCGgccgccgccgtcgccgccgccgcctcctcctgcCGCCCGCTGGGCTCCGGCGCGGGCCCCGGCCCGACGGGGGCGGCCCTGGtctccgcccccgccccggggCCCGGCCCGGCTGCCaagggaggcggcggcggcggaggcagCCCGGGTCCCGCAGCGGGACCGGAGCCCCTGAGCCTGCCCGGGATCCTACACTTTATCCAGCACGAGTGGGCGCGCTTCGAAGCGGAGAAGGCCCGCTGGGAGGCCGAGCGCGCCGAGCTGCAG GCTCAGGTGGCCTTCctccagggagagaggaaggggcaggAGAATCTCAAGACGGACCTGGTGCGGCGGATCAAGATGCTGGAATACGCGCTGAAGCAGGAGAG GGCCAAATACCATAAATTGAAATTCGGGACAGACCTGAACCAGGGGGAGAAGAAGCCAGAACTGTCGGAACCAG TCTCCAATGGCCCCGTGGAGTCGGTCACCCTGGAGAACAGCCCGCTGGTGTGGAAGGAGGGGCGGCAGCTTCTCCGACA GTACCTGGAAGAGGTCGGCTACACCGACACAATCCTGGACATGCGGTCCAAGCGAGTGCGCGCCCTCCTGGGCCGCTCGTTAGAGCTCAACGGGGCCCCCGAGCCCAGCGAAGGGGGCCCTAGGGCCCCGCCGGCCCCCGGGGGGCTCAGCGGCGGGGAGTCACTGCTGGTGAAACAGATTGAGGAGCAGATCAAGAG GAACGCGGCCGGCAAGGACGGCAGAGAGCGCTTGGGTGGCTCGGTGCTGGAGCAGATCCCTTTCCTGCAGCACTGCGAGGACGATGACAGTGACGAGGACGACGAGCTGGACGGCGCGCAGCACAGGAAGCAGCGTGTGAAG CTGCCATCCAAGGCCCTGGCCCCTGAGACGGAGGATGAAGACGAGGAGGACGACTCGGAGGACGCTATCAGCGAGTTTGACTTCCTGGGCTCGGGAGAGGACGGGGAGGGCCCGCCTGACCCGCGGCGGTGTGCTACAGAGGGCGCCCACCACGAACTGG AAAGCCGGCGGGTcaaactccaggggattttgGCTGACCTTCGGGATGTGGATGGGCTGCCCCCAAAAGTGACTGGCCCGCCTCCCGGCaccccccagccccggccccacGAAG GTTCCTTTGGCTTCTCCTCAGACGTTTTCATCATGGACACTATCGGGGGCGGGGAGGTGAGCCTGGGGGACTTGGCAGATCTCACCGTCACCAACGACAACGACCTCAGCTGTGAT ctgtcTGACAGCAAAGACGCCTTCAAGAAGACCTGGAACCCCAAGTTCACCCTCCGCTCTCACTACGATGGCATCCGCTCCCTGGCTTTCCACCACAGCCAGTCAGCTTTGCTCACCGCTTCTGAGGACGGCACGCTCAAGCTCTGGAACCTGCAGAAGGCAGTCACGGCCAAGAA GAATGCTGCACTAGACGTGGAGCCCATCCACGCCTTCCGGGCTCACAG GGGCCCCGTGTTGGCCGTGGCCATGGGCAGCCACAGTGAATACTGTTACAGTGGTGGGGCAGACGCCCGCATCCACAGCTGGAAGATTCCAGACCTCAACATGGACCCCTACGACGGTTACG ACCCAAGCGTGTTGAGCCACGTCCTGGAGGGCCACGGGGACGCGGTGTGGGGCCTGGCCTTCAGCCCTGCCTCCCAGCGCCTGGCCTCCTGCTCTGCCGACGGCTCTGTCCGCATCTGGgaccccagcagcagcagcccgaCCTGCCTCTGCACCTTCTCCACAGCCAGCg aTCACGGGACCCCCACCTCAGTGGCCTTCACCAGCACCGAGCCTGCCCACATCGTGGCCTCCTTCCGTTCTGGCGACACTGTTCTGTATGACCTCGAGGCTGGCAGTGCCCTCCTCACGCTGGACTCTCGGGGGAACAGTG GCCCAACCCAGATCAACCAGGTGGTGAGTCACCCCAGCCAGCCCCTCACCATCACCGCCCATGACGACAGAGGCATCCGTTTTCTGGACAACCGCACAG GGAAATCGGTGCACTCCATGGTCGCCCACCTGGATGCGGTCACCTGCCTCGCCGTGGACCCCAATGGTGTCTTCTTGATGTCAGGAA GCCACGACTGCTCGCTGCGTCTGTGGAGCCTGGACAACAAGACGTGTGTCCAGGAGATCACGGCCCACCGCAAGAAGCATGAGGAGGCCATCCACGCAGTCGCCTGCCACCCCAGCAAGGCCCTCATTGCCAGCGCAGGCGCCGACGCCCTGGCCAAGGTCTTCGTATGA
- the STRN4 gene encoding striatin-4 isoform X3: protein MLEYALKQERAKYHKLKFGTDLNQGEKKPELSEPVSNGPVESVTLENSPLVWKEGRQLLRQYLEEVGYTDTILDMRSKRVRALLGRSLELNGAPEPSEGGPRAPPAPGGLSGGESLLVKQIEEQIKRNAAGKDGRERLGGSVLEQIPFLQHCEDDDSDEDDELDGAQHRKQRVKLPSKALAPETEDEDEEDDSEDAISEFDFLGSGEDGEGPPDPRRCATEGAHHELESRRVKLQGILADLRDVDGLPPKVTGPPPGTPQPRPHEGSFGFSSDVFIMDTIGGGEVSLGDLADLTVTNDNDLSCDLSDSKDAFKKTWNPKFTLRSHYDGIRSLAFHHSQSALLTASEDGTLKLWNLQKAVTAKKNAALDVEPIHAFRAHRGPVLAVAMGSHSEYCYSGGADARIHSWKIPDLNMDPYDGYDPSVLSHVLEGHGDAVWGLAFSPASQRLASCSADGSVRIWDPSSSSPTCLCTFSTASDHGTPTSVAFTSTEPAHIVASFRSGDTVLYDLEAGSALLTLDSRGNSGPTQINQVVSHPSQPLTITAHDDRGIRFLDNRTGKSVHSMVAHLDAVTCLAVDPNGVFLMSGSHDCSLRLWSLDNKTCVQEITAHRKKHEEAIHAVACHPSKALIASAGADALAKVFV from the exons ATGCTGGAATACGCGCTGAAGCAGGAGAG GGCCAAATACCATAAATTGAAATTCGGGACAGACCTGAACCAGGGGGAGAAGAAGCCAGAACTGTCGGAACCAG TCTCCAATGGCCCCGTGGAGTCGGTCACCCTGGAGAACAGCCCGCTGGTGTGGAAGGAGGGGCGGCAGCTTCTCCGACA GTACCTGGAAGAGGTCGGCTACACCGACACAATCCTGGACATGCGGTCCAAGCGAGTGCGCGCCCTCCTGGGCCGCTCGTTAGAGCTCAACGGGGCCCCCGAGCCCAGCGAAGGGGGCCCTAGGGCCCCGCCGGCCCCCGGGGGGCTCAGCGGCGGGGAGTCACTGCTGGTGAAACAGATTGAGGAGCAGATCAAGAG GAACGCGGCCGGCAAGGACGGCAGAGAGCGCTTGGGTGGCTCGGTGCTGGAGCAGATCCCTTTCCTGCAGCACTGCGAGGACGATGACAGTGACGAGGACGACGAGCTGGACGGCGCGCAGCACAGGAAGCAGCGTGTGAAG CTGCCATCCAAGGCCCTGGCCCCTGAGACGGAGGATGAAGACGAGGAGGACGACTCGGAGGACGCTATCAGCGAGTTTGACTTCCTGGGCTCGGGAGAGGACGGGGAGGGCCCGCCTGACCCGCGGCGGTGTGCTACAGAGGGCGCCCACCACGAACTGG AAAGCCGGCGGGTcaaactccaggggattttgGCTGACCTTCGGGATGTGGATGGGCTGCCCCCAAAAGTGACTGGCCCGCCTCCCGGCaccccccagccccggccccacGAAG GTTCCTTTGGCTTCTCCTCAGACGTTTTCATCATGGACACTATCGGGGGCGGGGAGGTGAGCCTGGGGGACTTGGCAGATCTCACCGTCACCAACGACAACGACCTCAGCTGTGAT ctgtcTGACAGCAAAGACGCCTTCAAGAAGACCTGGAACCCCAAGTTCACCCTCCGCTCTCACTACGATGGCATCCGCTCCCTGGCTTTCCACCACAGCCAGTCAGCTTTGCTCACCGCTTCTGAGGACGGCACGCTCAAGCTCTGGAACCTGCAGAAGGCAGTCACGGCCAAGAA GAATGCTGCACTAGACGTGGAGCCCATCCACGCCTTCCGGGCTCACAG GGGCCCCGTGTTGGCCGTGGCCATGGGCAGCCACAGTGAATACTGTTACAGTGGTGGGGCAGACGCCCGCATCCACAGCTGGAAGATTCCAGACCTCAACATGGACCCCTACGACGGTTACG ACCCAAGCGTGTTGAGCCACGTCCTGGAGGGCCACGGGGACGCGGTGTGGGGCCTGGCCTTCAGCCCTGCCTCCCAGCGCCTGGCCTCCTGCTCTGCCGACGGCTCTGTCCGCATCTGGgaccccagcagcagcagcccgaCCTGCCTCTGCACCTTCTCCACAGCCAGCg aTCACGGGACCCCCACCTCAGTGGCCTTCACCAGCACCGAGCCTGCCCACATCGTGGCCTCCTTCCGTTCTGGCGACACTGTTCTGTATGACCTCGAGGCTGGCAGTGCCCTCCTCACGCTGGACTCTCGGGGGAACAGTG GCCCAACCCAGATCAACCAGGTGGTGAGTCACCCCAGCCAGCCCCTCACCATCACCGCCCATGACGACAGAGGCATCCGTTTTCTGGACAACCGCACAG GGAAATCGGTGCACTCCATGGTCGCCCACCTGGATGCGGTCACCTGCCTCGCCGTGGACCCCAATGGTGTCTTCTTGATGTCAGGAA GCCACGACTGCTCGCTGCGTCTGTGGAGCCTGGACAACAAGACGTGTGTCCAGGAGATCACGGCCCACCGCAAGAAGCATGAGGAGGCCATCCACGCAGTCGCCTGCCACCCCAGCAAGGCCCTCATTGCCAGCGCAGGCGCCGACGCCCTGGCCAAGGTCTTCGTATGA
- the STRN4 gene encoding striatin-4 isoform X2, with product MMEERAAAAVAAAASSCRPLGSGAGPGPTGAALVSAPAPGPGPAAKGGGGGGGSPGPAAGPEPLSLPGILHFIQHEWARFEAEKARWEAERAELQAQVAFLQGERKGQENLKTDLVRRIKMLEYALKQERAKYHKLKFGTDLNQGEKKPELSEPVSNGPVESVTLENSPLVWKEGRQLLRQYLEEVGYTDTILDMRSKRVRALLGRSLELNGAPEPSEGGPRAPPAPGGLSGGESLLVKQIEEQIKRNAAGKDGRERLGGSVLEQIPFLQHCEDDDSDEDDELDGAQHRKQRVKLPSKALAPETEDEDEEDDSEDAISEFDFLGSGEDGEGPPDPRRCATEGAHHELESRRVKLQGILADLRDVDGLPPKVTGPPPGTPQPRPHEDVFIMDTIGGGEVSLGDLADLTVTNDNDLSCDLSDSKDAFKKTWNPKFTLRSHYDGIRSLAFHHSQSALLTASEDGTLKLWNLQKAVTAKKNAALDVEPIHAFRAHRGPVLAVAMGSHSEYCYSGGADARIHSWKIPDLNMDPYDGYDPSVLSHVLEGHGDAVWGLAFSPASQRLASCSADGSVRIWDPSSSSPTCLCTFSTASDHGTPTSVAFTSTEPAHIVASFRSGDTVLYDLEAGSALLTLDSRGNSGPTQINQVVSHPSQPLTITAHDDRGIRFLDNRTGKSVHSMVAHLDAVTCLAVDPNGVFLMSGSHDCSLRLWSLDNKTCVQEITAHRKKHEEAIHAVACHPSKALIASAGADALAKVFV from the exons ATGATGGAGGAGCGAGCGgccgccgccgtcgccgccgccgcctcctcctgcCGCCCGCTGGGCTCCGGCGCGGGCCCCGGCCCGACGGGGGCGGCCCTGGtctccgcccccgccccggggCCCGGCCCGGCTGCCaagggaggcggcggcggcggaggcagCCCGGGTCCCGCAGCGGGACCGGAGCCCCTGAGCCTGCCCGGGATCCTACACTTTATCCAGCACGAGTGGGCGCGCTTCGAAGCGGAGAAGGCCCGCTGGGAGGCCGAGCGCGCCGAGCTGCAG GCTCAGGTGGCCTTCctccagggagagaggaaggggcaggAGAATCTCAAGACGGACCTGGTGCGGCGGATCAAGATGCTGGAATACGCGCTGAAGCAGGAGAG GGCCAAATACCATAAATTGAAATTCGGGACAGACCTGAACCAGGGGGAGAAGAAGCCAGAACTGTCGGAACCAG TCTCCAATGGCCCCGTGGAGTCGGTCACCCTGGAGAACAGCCCGCTGGTGTGGAAGGAGGGGCGGCAGCTTCTCCGACA GTACCTGGAAGAGGTCGGCTACACCGACACAATCCTGGACATGCGGTCCAAGCGAGTGCGCGCCCTCCTGGGCCGCTCGTTAGAGCTCAACGGGGCCCCCGAGCCCAGCGAAGGGGGCCCTAGGGCCCCGCCGGCCCCCGGGGGGCTCAGCGGCGGGGAGTCACTGCTGGTGAAACAGATTGAGGAGCAGATCAAGAG GAACGCGGCCGGCAAGGACGGCAGAGAGCGCTTGGGTGGCTCGGTGCTGGAGCAGATCCCTTTCCTGCAGCACTGCGAGGACGATGACAGTGACGAGGACGACGAGCTGGACGGCGCGCAGCACAGGAAGCAGCGTGTGAAG CTGCCATCCAAGGCCCTGGCCCCTGAGACGGAGGATGAAGACGAGGAGGACGACTCGGAGGACGCTATCAGCGAGTTTGACTTCCTGGGCTCGGGAGAGGACGGGGAGGGCCCGCCTGACCCGCGGCGGTGTGCTACAGAGGGCGCCCACCACGAACTGG AAAGCCGGCGGGTcaaactccaggggattttgGCTGACCTTCGGGATGTGGATGGGCTGCCCCCAAAAGTGACTGGCCCGCCTCCCGGCaccccccagccccggccccacGAAG ACGTTTTCATCATGGACACTATCGGGGGCGGGGAGGTGAGCCTGGGGGACTTGGCAGATCTCACCGTCACCAACGACAACGACCTCAGCTGTGAT ctgtcTGACAGCAAAGACGCCTTCAAGAAGACCTGGAACCCCAAGTTCACCCTCCGCTCTCACTACGATGGCATCCGCTCCCTGGCTTTCCACCACAGCCAGTCAGCTTTGCTCACCGCTTCTGAGGACGGCACGCTCAAGCTCTGGAACCTGCAGAAGGCAGTCACGGCCAAGAA GAATGCTGCACTAGACGTGGAGCCCATCCACGCCTTCCGGGCTCACAG GGGCCCCGTGTTGGCCGTGGCCATGGGCAGCCACAGTGAATACTGTTACAGTGGTGGGGCAGACGCCCGCATCCACAGCTGGAAGATTCCAGACCTCAACATGGACCCCTACGACGGTTACG ACCCAAGCGTGTTGAGCCACGTCCTGGAGGGCCACGGGGACGCGGTGTGGGGCCTGGCCTTCAGCCCTGCCTCCCAGCGCCTGGCCTCCTGCTCTGCCGACGGCTCTGTCCGCATCTGGgaccccagcagcagcagcccgaCCTGCCTCTGCACCTTCTCCACAGCCAGCg aTCACGGGACCCCCACCTCAGTGGCCTTCACCAGCACCGAGCCTGCCCACATCGTGGCCTCCTTCCGTTCTGGCGACACTGTTCTGTATGACCTCGAGGCTGGCAGTGCCCTCCTCACGCTGGACTCTCGGGGGAACAGTG GCCCAACCCAGATCAACCAGGTGGTGAGTCACCCCAGCCAGCCCCTCACCATCACCGCCCATGACGACAGAGGCATCCGTTTTCTGGACAACCGCACAG GGAAATCGGTGCACTCCATGGTCGCCCACCTGGATGCGGTCACCTGCCTCGCCGTGGACCCCAATGGTGTCTTCTTGATGTCAGGAA GCCACGACTGCTCGCTGCGTCTGTGGAGCCTGGACAACAAGACGTGTGTCCAGGAGATCACGGCCCACCGCAAGAAGCATGAGGAGGCCATCCACGCAGTCGCCTGCCACCCCAGCAAGGCCCTCATTGCCAGCGCAGGCGCCGACGCCCTGGCCAAGGTCTTCGTATGA